The following coding sequences lie in one Spirosoma sp. KUDC1026 genomic window:
- a CDS encoding LytR/AlgR family response regulator transcription factor: MTYFSSASSSDRTTPVDWPPLKLYLRESGRQSFPVEDLVYLQAVANYSWLNWVDGRRMLMPRTLKYYAPKLPSEWFIRLHRNCVVNRQYVERLERTDTGGLVHLSNGEVLPVSRRRWSTVRRQLAHNMPHLN; encoded by the coding sequence ATGACCTACTTTTCTTCTGCCAGTTCATCGGACAGGACTACACCGGTTGACTGGCCCCCACTCAAACTTTATCTGCGCGAGAGTGGACGGCAGTCGTTTCCGGTTGAGGACCTGGTTTACCTCCAGGCAGTCGCCAACTACAGCTGGTTAAACTGGGTCGATGGCCGCCGTATGCTGATGCCTCGCACGTTGAAATATTACGCACCCAAACTACCCTCCGAGTGGTTCATCCGATTACACCGTAACTGCGTTGTCAATCGCCAGTACGTAGAGCGGCTGGAGCGTACAGACACGGGTGGCCTAGTTCACCTGTCCAACGGCGAAGTGCTGCCGGTGTCGCGTCGGCGCTGGAGCACGGTTCGTCGGCAATTGGCCCACAACATGCCCCATCTTAATTAA